One Halobaculum sp. CBA1158 DNA segment encodes these proteins:
- a CDS encoding PfkB family carbohydrate kinase produces MTEIVSLGSINVDRVHRTTEARLTDLEGTFDWFPEPGETVAVPEIPSEFTDLDTTRFHGGKGANQAVAAAAAGAEVTMLGKVGPDHADDEVLEALRNSGVRVDRVGVASARTGTAHVFVTDDGENRIVVHGGANEAVDSAYVTERYETITSAEYLVVQNEVPVGPVCDLLEELATSESSPTVLLDPAPIAGVEPLLDRDVVDIVTPNDREYSQLRSALEAFDGTVIHTRGEKPVRVDGTGQFSVSPPDLSPVDTTGAGDAFTGFLGGRLAAGDSLREAVAAATVAGALSTRTEGARGGVPSYAAVQAWQTAE; encoded by the coding sequence ATGACGGAGATCGTCAGTCTGGGTAGCATCAACGTCGACAGGGTCCATCGGACCACCGAGGCGAGACTGACCGATCTCGAGGGGACGTTCGACTGGTTCCCGGAGCCCGGAGAGACGGTCGCTGTCCCCGAGATCCCGTCCGAGTTTACCGATCTCGACACGACGAGGTTTCACGGCGGGAAGGGCGCGAACCAGGCCGTCGCCGCGGCCGCCGCAGGGGCGGAGGTCACGATGCTCGGTAAGGTCGGTCCCGACCATGCCGACGACGAGGTACTCGAGGCGCTCCGAAACTCCGGGGTCCGAGTAGACCGCGTCGGTGTCGCGTCCGCGCGAACGGGAACGGCACACGTGTTCGTCACGGACGACGGCGAAAACCGGATCGTCGTTCACGGCGGCGCAAACGAGGCCGTCGACAGCGCCTACGTCACCGAGCGCTACGAGACGATCACGTCGGCCGAATACCTCGTCGTACAAAATGAGGTCCCCGTCGGACCCGTCTGTGATCTCCTCGAGGAGCTTGCGACAAGCGAGTCCAGTCCGACAGTACTTCTCGATCCGGCTCCCATCGCTGGCGTGGAACCGTTGCTCGATCGCGATGTCGTCGATATCGTGACGCCCAACGACCGCGAGTACTCCCAGTTGCGGTCAGCGCTGGAGGCGTTCGACGGGACGGTAATTCACACGCGTGGCGAGAAGCCGGTTCGGGTCGACGGCACCGGTCAGTTCAGCGTGTCTCCACCGGACCTGTCGCCCGTCGATACGACGGGAGCGGGCGACGCGTTTACGGGGTTCCTCGGCGGGCGGCTCGCTGCGGGCGATTCGCTTCGCGAAGCGGTTGCGGCGGCGACTGTTGCCGGAGCGCTATCGACTCGAACCGAGGGCGCTCGCGGTGGTGTCCCGTCGTACGCTGCGGTGCAGGCGTGGCAGACCGCCGAGTGA
- a CDS encoding PGF-CTERM-anchored ABC transporter substrate-binding protein gives MNGRRTRTILLTAMLVVAAAVPAVGAAAAAGASPTDAQHATVAADGPDPTTTAATGTGALASTQASCEFPLTETDATGTDVTVEERPERITTLNPSAAQTMWEIGGEDQVVGVTQFASYLEGADERANVSAAGFGVSVEKVVGTNPDLVLAPNASSPETVQALRDAGLTVYHFSGATTIEDVREKTTLTGRLTGNCEGAAEANAWMNANVEAAETATADAEDARALYPLGGGYIAGTETFISAMLSISGGANAAGERDLTGYPQINDEVVLELAPEYLVVTGYSSYLLDEEPYASTPAVENDNVVTVNRNWMNQPAPRSVVMGVRALTEGFHPDAAASAEFQTRAEATASMDTETPAETTDATTDTADTDTAETAATRTTSAGGTSTTTPGFGVALAVLAVLGSALLARRDR, from the coding sequence GTGAACGGACGACGGACACGGACGATACTGTTGACCGCGATGCTGGTCGTCGCTGCGGCGGTCCCGGCGGTCGGGGCCGCGGCGGCGGCGGGCGCGTCGCCGACGGACGCACAACACGCGACGGTCGCGGCCGACGGGCCCGACCCGACGACCACCGCGGCCACGGGGACCGGCGCGCTCGCGTCGACGCAGGCCTCTTGTGAGTTTCCGCTGACGGAGACGGACGCCACGGGGACCGACGTGACGGTCGAGGAGCGACCCGAGCGGATCACGACGCTGAACCCCAGCGCGGCTCAGACCATGTGGGAGATCGGCGGCGAGGACCAGGTCGTCGGCGTGACGCAGTTCGCGTCGTACCTCGAGGGTGCCGACGAGCGCGCGAACGTCTCGGCGGCCGGATTCGGCGTGAGCGTCGAGAAGGTCGTGGGCACGAACCCCGACCTCGTGCTCGCGCCCAACGCCAGTTCGCCCGAGACCGTGCAGGCGCTGCGCGACGCGGGCCTGACGGTGTACCACTTCTCGGGCGCGACCACGATCGAGGACGTGCGCGAGAAGACGACGCTCACCGGTCGGCTGACGGGTAACTGCGAGGGCGCGGCCGAGGCGAACGCCTGGATGAACGCGAACGTCGAGGCGGCCGAGACGGCGACCGCCGACGCGGAGGACGCCCGGGCGCTGTACCCGCTGGGCGGCGGCTACATCGCCGGCACCGAGACGTTCATCTCGGCGATGCTGTCGATCTCGGGCGGCGCGAACGCCGCCGGCGAGCGCGACCTCACGGGCTACCCGCAGATCAACGACGAGGTCGTGCTCGAACTCGCTCCCGAGTACCTCGTCGTCACGGGCTACTCGTCGTACCTCCTCGACGAGGAACCGTACGCGAGCACGCCCGCCGTGGAGAACGACAACGTCGTCACCGTGAACCGCAACTGGATGAACCAGCCCGCGCCGCGCTCGGTCGTCATGGGCGTGCGGGCGCTGACCGAGGGCTTCCACCCCGATGCGGCCGCGTCGGCCGAGTTCCAGACGCGCGCGGAGGCGACGGCGTCGATGGACACAGAGACGCCCGCGGAGACGACCGACGCGACGACCGACACCGCCGACACCGACACGGCGGAGACGGCCGCGACGCGGACGACCAGCGCCGGCGGCACGTCGACCACGACGCCCGGCTTCGGCGTCGCGCTCGCCGTGCTGGCTGTGCTGGGATCGGCCCTGCTCGCGCGACGCGACCGCTGA
- the btuC gene encoding vitamin B12 ABC transporter permease BtuC, with protein sequence MTGEWRRAAGYSAVLTAVLAAVVTVSAGIGPVSVPALSVLAAVANAVVVPAGVEWAGSLGGGGPLTIGLPLRVEFVHPFAFSVSETHAAIVMRVRLPRILLAAFVGVALAAAGTVMQGFFRNPMADPGVIGVSSGAAVGAVSWIVAPPALLALLGPLRPALVDSGAGLQIAAFCGALVAGFGVYLIASRDGRTPVATLLLAGVAIQTFLGAVVSYLLLHSGESIRRVTYWLMGHLSGAGWNEVAAAAAVVPLLTVVLFAYARDLNVLLLGETDAAALGVDAERSKRALLAVSSVLTGAAVAVSGVIGFVGLIVPHAVRLVVGPDHRVLLPTAALAGGSFLVAADTFARSGVAELPVGIVTAAAGAPFFLYLLRTREVYEL encoded by the coding sequence GTGACCGGCGAATGGCGACGCGCGGCGGGCTACTCCGCCGTGTTGACCGCGGTGTTGGCGGCCGTCGTGACGGTGAGCGCCGGCATCGGTCCGGTGTCGGTGCCGGCGCTGTCGGTGCTGGCGGCCGTCGCGAACGCCGTCGTCGTGCCCGCGGGCGTGGAGTGGGCCGGGAGCCTCGGGGGCGGCGGTCCTCTGACGATCGGGCTCCCGCTTCGCGTCGAGTTCGTCCACCCGTTCGCCTTCTCCGTGTCCGAGACGCACGCGGCGATCGTGATGCGCGTGCGGCTCCCGCGGATCCTGCTCGCGGCGTTCGTCGGCGTCGCGCTCGCGGCCGCGGGAACGGTGATGCAGGGCTTCTTCCGGAACCCGATGGCCGACCCGGGCGTCATCGGCGTCTCCTCGGGGGCGGCCGTCGGCGCGGTGTCGTGGATCGTCGCGCCCCCGGCGCTCCTGGCGCTGCTGGGTCCCCTCCGGCCGGCACTCGTCGACAGCGGCGCTGGACTCCAGATCGCCGCCTTCTGCGGCGCGCTCGTCGCCGGCTTCGGCGTCTACCTGATCGCGAGCCGCGACGGCCGAACGCCGGTGGCGACGCTGCTGCTCGCGGGCGTGGCGATCCAGACGTTCCTCGGCGCGGTCGTCTCGTACCTCCTGCTTCACTCCGGGGAGTCGATCCGCCGGGTGACGTACTGGCTGATGGGCCACCTCAGCGGCGCGGGGTGGAACGAGGTGGCGGCCGCCGCCGCCGTCGTTCCGCTTTTGACGGTCGTGTTGTTCGCGTACGCCCGCGACCTGAACGTCCTCCTCCTCGGCGAGACCGACGCCGCCGCCCTCGGCGTCGACGCCGAGCGGAGCAAGCGGGCGCTGCTCGCCGTCTCGTCGGTGCTGACCGGCGCGGCCGTCGCCGTCTCCGGCGTCATCGGCTTCGTCGGGCTGATCGTTCCCCACGCCGTCCGACTCGTCGTCGGCCCCGACCACCGGGTCCTGCTCCCGACGGCCGCGCTCGCCGGCGGGAGCTTCCTCGTCGCCGCCGACACGTTCGCCCGCTCGGGCGTCGCCGAGCTTCCGGTCGGGATCGTCACGGCGGCCGCCGGCGCGCCCTTCTTCCTCTACCTGCTCCGCACGCGGGAGGTGTACGAGCTGTGA
- a CDS encoding phosphotransferase — MTGIDPSAAARRVFPDRRVVSVSPIGRGNRKRTSVVEFAASPPVVVQIGGVEALRSEAAATVAIDDATAVPVPTVLAGGVVGEDRGGDAYLITELVRGGDLHERFADLDPERRRAVAHDFGRYLGEIHAATAFEAFGAVGPTGENWAGDEWPTEAGVSALAVRERTEPVAWIERYGRAALDRLPPAFDAVATRIRRRLETAATDAVRDPTGRASEAVLFPWDLRPGNALVDEDGVAAVLDWESPMAAPAALAVAKVEYLVVDWYLDDPSAERTAFRAGYESVRPYPEVDPLSRALAVADTAVDSTGAVTNPMYPELDREAAVEFHRDALSRAL, encoded by the coding sequence ATGACGGGGATCGACCCGAGCGCGGCGGCCCGGCGAGTGTTTCCCGACCGACGGGTCGTGTCGGTCTCGCCAATCGGCCGCGGGAATCGCAAGCGGACGTCCGTGGTCGAGTTCGCGGCGTCCCCGCCGGTCGTCGTGCAGATCGGCGGCGTCGAGGCGCTCCGGTCGGAGGCGGCCGCGACGGTGGCGATCGACGACGCGACCGCCGTCCCCGTGCCGACGGTGCTCGCCGGCGGCGTCGTCGGCGAGGACCGCGGTGGCGACGCGTACCTGATCACCGAACTGGTGCGCGGTGGGGACCTCCACGAGCGGTTCGCGGACCTCGACCCCGAGCGACGGCGCGCGGTCGCGCACGACTTCGGACGCTACCTGGGCGAGATCCACGCCGCGACCGCCTTCGAGGCCTTCGGCGCGGTCGGACCGACGGGCGAGAACTGGGCGGGCGACGAGTGGCCGACTGAGGCGGGGGTATCGGCGCTCGCGGTTCGCGAGCGCACGGAGCCGGTCGCGTGGATCGAGCGCTACGGACGCGCCGCGCTCGACCGACTCCCCCCGGCGTTCGACGCGGTGGCCACCCGGATCCGGCGACGGCTCGAGACGGCCGCGACCGACGCCGTGCGGGACCCGACCGGGCGGGCGTCCGAGGCTGTGCTGTTCCCGTGGGACCTTCGCCCGGGGAACGCCCTCGTCGACGAGGACGGCGTCGCCGCCGTGTTGGACTGGGAGTCGCCGATGGCGGCCCCGGCCGCGCTCGCCGTCGCGAAGGTCGAGTACCTCGTCGTCGACTGGTACCTCGACGACCCGAGCGCGGAGCGGACGGCCTTTCGCGCGGGCTACGAGAGCGTGCGTCCGTACCCCGAGGTCGACCCGCTCTCCCGGGCGCTCGCCGTCGCCGACACGGCGGTCGACTCGACCGGCGCGGTGACGAACCCGATGTACCCCGAACTCGACCGAGAGGCGGCCGTCGAGTTCCACCGGGACGCGCTGTCACGCGCGCTCTGA
- a CDS encoding HAD family hydrolase, producing MSRYEAVLFDLDGTLCRRTGDVTAAYEAAFESAGVEPFGEPSALWRALDGPPDPDDHVGYLATGFARLAAIHDRRVDPVALSAAFVDAVDHAAVEFTPGAEAAIGRAAETARTGLVTNGPRSRQSSKVEALGLAERLGTVVYAGDLPRRKPHAEPFDQALAALDVAPADAVYVGNSLKYDVAGAFTAGLDSVWLRPDPDADDEGYRPTWTLDSLEAFDAVLDARSEANE from the coding sequence ATGAGTAGATACGAGGCCGTCCTCTTCGACCTCGACGGGACGCTCTGCCGCCGGACGGGAGACGTGACGGCGGCGTACGAGGCGGCCTTCGAGTCGGCCGGCGTCGAGCCGTTCGGCGAGCCGTCGGCGCTCTGGCGGGCGCTCGACGGCCCGCCGGACCCCGACGATCACGTTGGGTATCTCGCGACGGGGTTCGCCAGGCTGGCGGCCATCCACGACAGGCGGGTCGATCCGGTGGCGCTGTCGGCGGCGTTCGTCGACGCGGTCGATCACGCCGCCGTCGAGTTCACGCCCGGCGCGGAGGCTGCCATCGGTCGCGCCGCCGAGACGGCCCGGACCGGACTCGTGACGAACGGCCCCCGGAGCAGGCAGTCGTCGAAGGTCGAGGCGCTCGGCCTCGCCGAGCGACTCGGCACGGTCGTGTACGCCGGGGACCTCCCGCGTCGCAAGCCCCACGCGGAGCCGTTCGACCAGGCGCTCGCGGCCCTGGACGTCGCGCCGGCGGACGCCGTCTACGTCGGGAACTCCCTGAAGTACGACGTCGCCGGCGCGTTCACTGCCGGACTCGACTCCGTCTGGCTCCGGCCCGACCCGGACGCCGACGACGAGGGGTACCGTCCGACGTGGACGCTCGACTCCCTCGAGGCGTTCGACGCCGTGCTGGATGCCCGGAGTGAGGCGAATGAGTGA
- a CDS encoding class I SAM-dependent methyltransferase, which yields MDPEAVMRAWDEVAATYANRRDPDGSDAALIADLLADLPPEPLVLDVGCGDGARTLANLPDDAVGLDVSRAGLDLATERVPASRLVHGEMSRLPVRTDAVDGITAYHAVFHVPREDHPTVYREFARALRPRGRLLATLPGGRYETVRRGWMDGEMFFSTPGRAATLEHLRDAGFRIDRTPTADDPLGSATEFVVAVREE from the coding sequence ATGGACCCCGAGGCGGTGATGCGCGCGTGGGACGAGGTGGCCGCGACGTACGCGAACCGGCGCGACCCGGACGGCTCCGACGCCGCGCTGATCGCGGACCTGCTCGCCGACCTTCCGCCGGAGCCGCTGGTGCTGGACGTAGGCTGTGGCGACGGCGCTCGCACGCTCGCGAACCTCCCGGACGACGCCGTCGGCCTCGACGTCTCACGGGCGGGGCTGGACCTCGCGACGGAGCGCGTTCCCGCGAGTCGGCTGGTACACGGCGAGATGAGTCGCCTCCCCGTCCGAACGGACGCGGTCGACGGGATCACCGCCTACCACGCCGTCTTTCACGTGCCCCGGGAGGATCACCCGACGGTGTACCGAGAGTTCGCTCGGGCGCTCCGACCCCGCGGCCGCCTGCTCGCGACCCTGCCGGGCGGGCGTTACGAGACGGTCCGAAGGGGGTGGATGGACGGGGAGATGTTCTTCTCGACGCCCGGGCGGGCGGCGACGCTCGAGCACCTGCGCGACGCGGGATTCCGAATCGATCGGACTCCCACCGCCGACGATCCACTCGGCAGCGCCACCGAGTTCGTCGTCGCCGTCCGCGAGGAGTGA
- the srp19 gene encoding signal recognition particle subunit SRP19, protein MVENVLWPAYFDAEYTRAEGRRVPADLAVSEPTVDEIARAVQQVGYDAKIERDVAYSREFEARGRVLVTGTDGTAKNDLVQAVGAYLGVIRGD, encoded by the coding sequence ATGGTCGAGAACGTCCTCTGGCCCGCGTACTTCGACGCGGAGTACACCCGCGCGGAGGGGCGACGGGTCCCCGCGGATCTCGCGGTGTCCGAGCCGACGGTCGACGAGATCGCACGGGCCGTCCAGCAGGTCGGCTACGACGCGAAGATCGAACGCGACGTGGCGTACAGCCGGGAGTTCGAGGCCCGCGGCCGCGTGCTCGTCACGGGCACCGACGGGACCGCGAAGAACGACCTCGTGCAGGCCGTCGGGGCGTACCTCGGCGTCATCCGCGGGGACTGA
- a CDS encoding SHOCT domain-containing protein produces MSDSPAERLRENATGIASTVVTGVWLAAWAMGWNWWLPALLFGYVVVVPVVAMLFGDEEDVEEWWDDETWESESADDSTDESTAAEDADGDADRGGDDALATLRDRYARGELTDDQFERKLDRLLESESLEDVEDRARRERRAADRERRETERE; encoded by the coding sequence ATGAGCGACAGCCCCGCAGAGCGCCTCCGGGAGAACGCCACCGGGATCGCGAGCACCGTCGTCACCGGCGTCTGGCTGGCGGCGTGGGCCATGGGCTGGAACTGGTGGTTACCGGCCCTCCTGTTCGGTTACGTCGTCGTCGTTCCCGTGGTCGCGATGCTGTTCGGCGACGAGGAGGACGTCGAGGAGTGGTGGGACGACGAGACGTGGGAGAGCGAGTCCGCCGACGACTCGACCGACGAGTCGACCGCCGCCGAGGACGCCGACGGCGACGCCGACCGCGGGGGCGACGACGCGCTCGCGACGCTTCGGGACCGCTACGCCCGCGGCGAACTCACCGACGACCAGTTCGAGCGCAAACTGGATCGCCTGCTGGAGTCGGAGTCGCTGGAGGACGTGGAGGACCGCGCTCGTCGCGAGCGACGGGCCGCCGACCGGGAGCGTCGCGAGACCGAACGGGAGTAG
- a CDS encoding ATP-binding cassette domain-containing protein — MSDADGRDGDARGAGVDGDDADRSIGDADRSMDDPDHPMIAVRDLVVSRGGERVLDGVSLSVERGELVGLVGPNGAGKTTLIAACNGTLAAESGSIELDGRDLGGLSRRETARLVATVPQEAATAFEFSVEAVVEMGRTAYVSRFGTTDADDRAAIERAMDRANVARFADRSVTTLSGGERQRVLFARALAAETPGLLLDEPTASLDINHQIRTLELVREVVDDGKAALAAIHDLNLAARVCDRLVLLAGGTVRASGPPREVLGDDALADAFGVATAVNDDPAVGTPMVTALRDGEEARTVAGDPRPTDGDAGGDRDREETATDPDR; from the coding sequence GTGAGCGACGCCGACGGGCGCGACGGTGACGCTCGCGGTGCCGGCGTCGACGGGGACGACGCCGACCGGTCGATTGGTGACGCCGATCGGTCGATGGACGATCCCGACCACCCGATGATCGCCGTGCGCGACCTGGTGGTGTCGCGAGGGGGCGAGCGCGTCCTCGACGGCGTCTCGCTGTCGGTCGAGCGCGGAGAGCTGGTCGGACTGGTCGGCCCCAACGGGGCCGGGAAGACGACGCTGATCGCCGCCTGCAACGGCACGCTCGCGGCCGAGTCGGGCAGTATCGAGCTCGACGGTCGCGACCTCGGCGGGCTGTCCAGACGCGAGACCGCTCGGCTGGTGGCGACGGTGCCCCAGGAGGCGGCCACCGCCTTCGAGTTCAGCGTCGAGGCCGTCGTCGAGATGGGACGGACCGCCTACGTCTCGCGGTTCGGCACGACCGACGCCGACGACCGCGCGGCCATCGAGCGGGCGATGGACCGGGCGAACGTGGCCCGCTTCGCCGACCGGTCGGTGACCACGCTGTCGGGCGGCGAGCGCCAGCGCGTGCTGTTCGCGCGGGCGCTGGCCGCCGAGACGCCCGGGCTCCTGCTCGACGAGCCGACCGCGAGCCTCGACATCAACCACCAGATCCGGACGCTCGAGCTGGTTCGCGAGGTCGTCGACGACGGGAAGGCGGCGCTGGCGGCGATCCACGACCTGAACCTCGCGGCGCGGGTGTGTGACCGCCTCGTGTTGCTCGCGGGCGGGACCGTGCGCGCGAGCGGGCCGCCACGGGAGGTGTTGGGCGACGACGCGCTCGCGGACGCCTTCGGCGTCGCGACCGCGGTCAACGACGACCCCGCCGTCGGAACGCCGATGGTGACGGCGCTTCGCGACGGCGAGGAGGCGAGGACGGTCGCCGGTGACCCGCGTCCGACCGACGGAGACGCCGGCGGCGACCGCGACCGCGAGGAGACCGCGACCGACCCGGACCGGTAG
- a CDS encoding class I SAM-dependent methyltransferase family protein yields MTTPCVRAPVVEGEATRAALAERDLLDGDREIDVEDGEIFVPVVDGEAARAAGYEVVERETDRRKGHTTPADLLGFEPSYERLGEVVILDEEDPERAREIADAIVESDLPCGTVLDRASKVAGEYRVREWDVLSGESTETVHREYGHEFALDVAEVYFSPRLATERHRVVEQVEAGERVVDMFAGVGPFAVPMAARGAEVVACDVNPAAIEYLRENAERNGVADRVTALEGDVRETTAEYDGWADRIVMNLPHSADEFLDTAVRLAGDDCVIHLYDMAHEDDPFGPSERAVRAAATPAGYEVEVLTRREVRSYAPHELNVCLDVRIRRI; encoded by the coding sequence ATGACCACGCCGTGCGTCCGCGCGCCCGTCGTCGAGGGAGAGGCGACGCGGGCGGCGCTCGCCGAGCGCGACCTCCTCGACGGAGACAGGGAGATCGACGTCGAGGACGGGGAGATATTCGTTCCCGTCGTCGACGGCGAGGCCGCTCGCGCGGCGGGCTACGAGGTCGTCGAGCGCGAGACCGACCGTCGCAAGGGGCACACGACGCCCGCCGACCTGCTCGGCTTCGAGCCCTCCTACGAGCGCCTCGGCGAGGTCGTCATCCTCGACGAGGAGGACCCCGAGCGCGCCCGCGAGATCGCCGACGCGATCGTCGAGTCGGACCTCCCCTGCGGGACCGTGCTCGACCGCGCCTCGAAGGTCGCCGGCGAGTACCGCGTCCGCGAGTGGGACGTCCTCTCCGGCGAGAGCACCGAGACGGTCCACCGCGAGTACGGCCACGAGTTCGCCCTCGACGTCGCCGAGGTGTACTTCTCCCCCCGCCTGGCGACCGAGCGCCACCGCGTCGTCGAGCAGGTCGAGGCGGGCGAGCGCGTCGTCGACATGTTCGCCGGCGTCGGCCCCTTCGCGGTCCCGATGGCCGCCCGCGGGGCCGAGGTCGTCGCCTGCGACGTGAACCCCGCGGCGATCGAGTACCTCCGGGAGAACGCCGAGCGCAACGGCGTCGCCGACCGGGTCACCGCGCTCGAGGGCGACGTTCGCGAGACGACGGCCGAGTACGACGGCTGGGCCGATCGGATCGTGATGAACCTCCCGCACAGCGCCGACGAGTTCCTCGACACCGCGGTGCGACTCGCCGGCGACGACTGCGTGATCCACCTGTACGACATGGCCCACGAGGACGACCCGTTCGGCCCGAGCGAGCGCGCGGTCCGGGCGGCCGCAACGCCCGCTGGCTACGAGGTGGAGGTGCTCACGCGCCGGGAGGTGCGGTCGTACGCGCCCCACGAACTGAACGTCTGTCTGGACGTGCGGATTCGGCGGATATGA
- a CDS encoding Gar1/Naf1 family protein, which produces MQRVGEVVRTAQGLAVVRVPEDAEPARLGTEVVDESLSTVGRVVDVFGPVERPYVAVSPTDRSRLTGLLGAKLYAR; this is translated from the coding sequence GTGCAGCGCGTCGGCGAGGTCGTCCGGACCGCACAGGGGCTCGCGGTCGTGCGCGTCCCCGAGGACGCAGAGCCCGCTCGCCTCGGCACGGAGGTCGTCGACGAGTCGCTGTCGACGGTCGGGCGCGTCGTCGACGTGTTCGGTCCCGTCGAGCGCCCGTACGTCGCGGTGTCGCCGACGGACCGCTCGCGGCTGACGGGGCTGCTCGGCGCGAAGCTGTACGCGCGGTAG